TGCTCGCGCCGCGCAAGCGACACGAGCCTCTGTCGCGCGAAGGCGGCGCCCACTGGGTGGGACGCATCGACATCGCCGAGCCGACCCGCGTCGAGGTGGAAGCGAGCGGGCCGCTGGCGGCCGCGGCGAGCGCCGACGACAAGCAGCCGCTGTTGCTGATCTTCGCCAGCGGCGACACCTAGACCTAGGGCATAACCAAGGACGCTGGCAATTTCGCTAAACCCTGATAGCGTATTTATTCATTAAATTTCACCCCCACGCGCCCCCTGCCGCTGAAGGAGTGCCGCCATGCCGACCATCAACGAAGTCTGGGAGCAGGCCCTGCTCATCAATGCCAATCTGGCGACCCTGCACAACGATCAGATCGATCTGAAAAACTGTTGCGCCCTCAGCAATCAGCGCCTCGCCGCCCTGGACGCCGGCAACCATGAGACCAACGACTGGCTGGAGGAGATCCGCAGGGTGCTGGGCGAGGGTTTCGCGGCCATGGCGACGGGCATCAGCGGCGTTCACGCGCGCCAGGACCTGGCCAATCGCCTGCTGCTGCATCTCAGCGAGCAGCAGCGCACGGTCATCTGTCTGCTTGAACAAATCGCCGACAACACCTGTCAACTGGTCAACCAGGGCCAGCGCCAGACCCTCCTGCAGAACGGCATCCACGAGGGCATGCAGGCCGTGGCTCACATGTACGCCAGCGCCAACCCCGATGCCGCCCTGCACCACCAGCGCGCCGAGGAACAGCGGCGCAAGCTGGAAAAGTGCTGTCCGCCTCGGCCGGTGGAAGACCCCTGTCGGCCCGCGCCCTGTGCGCGGCCCGCCGCCGTCGACCTGCCCTCACCCAAGGAATTCGAGGGCTACCGCGCCGAGCCGCCCAAGATCAAGCGCCGTCCGCGTCAGGAAGCACTGAAATAGGGCGCGACCCGACCCGGCCCTAGCCCATTGACGCGGAGGCGCGCCGAGATCATGACTGTTCGCATTCGGGAAGCTGATTATGTCACCTCCGGCGGCACCACCTATCCGGTGCGCGCCGACCTGGTGCGCGGCCATCTGATGATCATCGCCTCGGGCGGAACCATGGAGTTGGAGCCTTCCTTCGGCGACAATCCCGACCCCCTCGACCCGGCCTATTCCATCGTCCAATACGACCCCGGCCCTCAGGATCTCACCGGCAACGTGGGAAAGGTACGCCAACGTCTCAAGGCCATGGTCGATGAAGGCGACAACAACCGCATCGTCGGCGTCGACGGCCAGACCATCTGGGCCGACGGCACCACGGTGGAAACGACACCGGCCTATGCCCTGGGCGACACCCTCTTCTACGACACCTCCAATTCCAACGGCGCCGGCCGCTGGATCATGGGCATCAACGGCAACCAGGAATGCACCAACCCCGCGGTGATCCTGTTTCACGAGCTGGCCCATTCGTTTCGCAATCACGGCCTCGGCAGCGTGGCCGACGAGGAACGCGAGGCCATCGAGGATGAGAACTGGCTGCGCGAGGCCCTGGGCCTGGTGCCGCGCGACCCAGAGCGGCTCGACGGCGGCGTCGGCTGTCCCGGCGACGGCTGCTGCATCGTCGCCACCGTCGCCTGCGGCTCGCCCTACGCCGCCGACGTCAATCGCCTGCGCCGCCTGCGCGACGACGTCCTGCGCGGCTCGACCCTGGGAGCACGCTTTTTCGATGCGCTGTTTCGCGAGTACTATGCCTTCAGCGTGGAGATCGCACGGACTCTGGTGCGCGACGCGGCGGCGCGCGGTCAGGTGGAGCAGTGGCTGGTACGGCCGTTGGTAGGCATTCTGGAGGTGATGAAGAACTATCGCCTGGCGCCCGGGGATCGGCAAGGTTTGGGGCGCGATCTCCTGGCGCTGCTGCGGGAAAGTCCGGCGGCGTCCCCGGAGCAGGTCCGGGAGGCGGGCAGGCTTCTCGAACTGCTAGCTGCGGGCGAAACAGCGGAGGAAAAGGGCGGCTTGAACGAGGCGACTTGGCGCATCCGCGCCCTTCTCGCTGTTTGGCTACCGCGCTCGCCCCATGTGCGGTGGGGCATTATCGAACCCCTGCGCATCCATGGCGCGGCGTTGACGCGCTTTGCCGGCGAAAACGATGCCGAAACGGCGGGAGTCTGGCTGTCCGAACAGATCGATGCCTGGCTGCGCACCTTGCCCCTTCAAGCGCTGGGCGAGCTTACACCAGCGCTCATCGATGAATTCGCCGCCAGTGTGTTCGAGGAAGAGAACTCCCGCCAGAAACTGAGCGCGACTTGGCGTGCCCGCTGCAACCTCAGCGATGCGCCCCTCGCCCCACCCCAACCCGGGAGCCTGCCATGATCAGCGCTCAGCCCCCCCTGCGCCTGCGCGCTCCGTCCGCGACCTTTCGCCATGCGGAGGACAAACTCGAGGTCGAGGTGGTCCTCGTCAACGAGGAGGAGCGACCTCTCTTCGTCACCATCGGCATCCGCCAGATCCTCTATGACGCCGCCAGCCACACCCTGAATTTGTGGCTTACCGATCACGCCCGTTCCGCCGAAACGCCCCATGGGCGCTGCGGCACCATCAGCGTACCTCGCACCCAGGTCATCGAGGCCGGGGCGCGACATCCGCTGCATCTCGACGTGCCCCGCCGCCTCACCCGCCTGGTGCCCCATGCGGACAAGAGCTTTCACTTCGAGGATCTCGACCTGTCCCAGGCGCAACAGATCAACGTGCATGTCGGTTGCAGCGAAAAGCCCTTCTACTACAACCCCAAGGGACCGGCGGTCCTCGACCAACTCAAGGCCTGGTGCGCGGTGGTGGACATCAGCGCCCGCGCGGGCAAGCCGCCCAAGGAGGAAAAACCGCCGCCCCGGAAGAAGTGAGGGCCGGCTCTCACCCCCGCAGGTCCAACTCCTTCTTCTCCAGCACCAGCATGCGGTCGCGCAGTTCGGCGGCGCGCTCGAAGTCCAGGGCGGCGGCGGCGGCGAGCATGTCTTTTTTGAGGCGCGCGATCTCCTTGCGCAACTGCTCGGGGGAGCGGTATTCCGTTTCTTCCTCGGCGGCCAGGGGCAGATCGACATGATCGCCGCGCTCGGCGATATCCTCGAGAATCGAGCGCATGGATTTTTTCACCGACTCGGGCGTGATGCCGTGCTCGGCGTTGTAGACGAGCTGCGCCTCGCGCCGCCGTCCCGTTTCGTCGATACAGGCCTGCATGGAGCGGGTGATGCGGTCGGCGTACATGATGACGCGCCCGTCGACGTTGCGCGCGGCGCGTCCGCAGGTCTGGATCAGGGAACGCTCGGAGCGCAAAAAGCCCTCCTTGTCCGCATCGAGAATCGCCACCAGAGCCACCTCGGGGATGTCCAGGCCCTCGCGCAGCAGGTTGATGCCGACCAGCACGTCGAACACCCCCTGACGCAAATCGCGGATGATCTCCATGCGCTGCACGGTGTCGATGTCCGAGTGCAGGTAGCGCACGCGGATGCCGAGTTCTTCCAGATAGCCGGTGAGATCCTCGGCCATGCGCTTGGTCAGGGTCGTCACCAGCACCCGATAGCCCTGGGCGATGGTCGCGCGGATCTCGTGAATCAGATCGTCCACCTGATGCCGCGCCGGGCGCACTTCGATGGGCGGATCGACCAGGCCGGTGGGCCGCACGATCTGCTCGACCACCACCCCTTGCGCCTTTTGCAGCTCGTAGTTGCCGGGAGTGGCCGAAACGTACACGGTCTGGAATTGGCGCGCCTCGAATTCCTCGAAGGTCAGGGGCCGGTTGTCCAGCGCCGCCGGCAGGCGAAAGCCGTAATCCACCAGGGTCTGCTTGCGCGAACGGTCGCCGCGATACATGCCGCCCACCTGGGAGACGGTGACGTGGCTCTCGTCGATGAAGAGCAGGCCGTCGTCGGGAAAGTAGTCGAGCAGGGTCGCGGGCGCCGAACCGGGGGGACGGTTCTCCAGGTAGCGCGAATAATTCTCGATGCCCTGGCAGTAGCCCATCTCCTCCATCATCTCGATGTCGAACAGGGTGCGCTGCTCCAGACGCTGCGCCTCGACCAGCTTGCCGGCGGCGCGCAGTTCGGTGAGGCGCAGGCGCAGATCCTCCTGAATCTCCTTGATGGCGCGCTCCAGGGTCGGCTGGGTGGCCACGTAGTGGCTGGCGGGGAACACGTAGACGCGCGGCAGCTTGTCGATGATTTTGCCGCGCAGGGGATCGATCTCGGCGATTTCCTCGATTTCATCGCCAAAGAAGGTGACGCGCAGGGCGCGGGTTTCCTCGTAGGCGGGAAAAATCTCCACCACGTCGCCGCGCACGCGGAAGGTGCCGCGGTGAAAATCCACATCGTTGCGCTGGTACTGGATTTCCACCAGGCGGCGCAGCAGGGCGTTGCGCTCCACCTCCAGACCCACCGCCAGTTCGATGAGCATGCCGTTGTAGGCTTCCGGCGAACCCAGGCCGTAGATGCACGACACCGAGGCGACAATCAGCACATCGCGCCGCGTCAAAAGTGAACGGGTGGCGCTGTGGCGCAGCTTATCGATCTCCTCGTTGATGGCCGAATCCTTCTCGATGAAGGTGTCGGTGGTGGGGATGTAGGCTTCGGGCTGGTAGTAGTCGTAGTAGCTGACAAAGTATTCGACGGCGTTGCGCGGGAAGAGCTCCTTGAATTCGCCGTAGAGCTGGGCGGCGAGCGTCTTGTTGGGCGCCAGCACCAGGGTCGGGCGATGCAGGGCGGCAGCGACGTTGGCCATGGTGAAGGTCTTGCCCGAGCCGGTGACGCCGAGCAGCACCTGGTGGCGGTCGCCGCGCCGCACGCCCTCGACCAGTTCGGCGATGGCCTGGGGCTGGTCGCCGCGTGGCTGGTAAGATGTCACGAGTTCGAAGCTGGCCATGAGGACATCCGTGCAATGAGACCACCCATCTCCCCCTCCCTTCATGGGAGGGGGCCGGGGGGAGGGCCGAGCCGTTCAGGCGTCCTTCGCGGCGCCCTTTCCCCCTCTGCCTGTCCCTCTCCCGCCGGGGGAGAGGGTCGCTGTCCGTTGGATTCTAGCGCAAAACGCCGACGGGGCGCCGAGGAAAATTCCCCGGCGCCCCGCCCTCTTCTTTTTGATCGGTGTTGTCGCTTTACAGAACCACCGTCTCCTGGTGCTCGCCGAACACCTCGCGCAGGGTGTTGGAGATCTCGCCGAGGGTGGCGTAGACCTTGACGGCGTCGAGAATGAAGGGCATGAGGTTGGCGTCGCCCTGGGCGGCGCTCTTCAGGGCGGCGAGCTTCTGCGCCACGGCGTTCTGGTCGCGCCGGGCCTTGAGGGCGGCCAGGGCCTGCTTCTGGGCGATTTCCACCTCGGGCTTGACCTTGAGCAGGTCCTTGGGCGGCGCTTCCTTGACGGTAAAGCGGTTGACGCCGACGATGATCTGATCGTTGCCTTCCACGGATTTCTGGTAGGCGTAGGCCGAATCCTGAATTTCCTTCTGCTGGAAACCGCGGCTGATGGCCTCGGCCGCGCCGCCCAGATCGTCGATGCGGCGGATGTAGTCGGCGGCTTGCGCCTCGATCTGATCCGTCAAGCTTTCCACCAGATAGGAGCCGGCCAGGGGGTCGATGGAATCGGCCGCGCCCGATTCGTACGCGATGACCTGCTGGGTGCGCAGGGCGATGCGCACCGACTCCTCGGTGGGCAGGGCCAGGGCCTCGTCGCGGCTGTTGGTGTGCAGGGACTGGGTGCCGCCGAGCACCGCCGCCAGGGCCTGGATGGTGACGCGCATGATGTTGTTGTCGGGCTGCTGGGCGGTCAGGGTGCAACCGGCGGTCTGGGTGTGGAAACGCAGCATCTGGCTGCGCGGGTTCTTGGCGCCGAAGCGCTCCTTCATGATCTTCGCCCACAGGCGGCGCGCGGCGCGGAACTTGGCCACCTCTTCGAGCAGGTTGTTGTGGGCGTTGAAGAAAAAGGCCAGACGCGGCGCGAAGTCATCGACATCGAGGCCCGCCTTGACCGCCGCCTCGACATAGGCGATGCCGTCGGCCAGGGTGAAGGCCACTTCCTGCACGGCGCTCGAACCCGCCTCGCGGATGTGGTAGCCGGAGATGGAGATGGTGTTCCACTGGGGCACGTGATCCTTGCAGTAGGCGAAGATGTCGGTGATGATGCGCATGGACTCGCGCGGCGGGTAGATGTAGGTGCCGCGCGCCATGTATTCCTTGAGGATGTCGTTCTGGATGGTGCCCATGACCTGCTCGGAGGACACGCCCTGCTTCTCGGCCACGGCGATGTACATGGCGAGCAGCACCGAGGCGGTGGCGTTGATGGTCATGGAGGTGGAGACTTTGTCGAGGGGAATCTGGTCGAAGAGGATTTCCATGTCGGCCAGGGAATCGATGGCCACC
This sequence is a window from Geoalkalibacter sp.. Protein-coding genes within it:
- the uvrB gene encoding excinuclease ABC subunit UvrB, translated to MASFELVTSYQPRGDQPQAIAELVEGVRRGDRHQVLLGVTGSGKTFTMANVAAALHRPTLVLAPNKTLAAQLYGEFKELFPRNAVEYFVSYYDYYQPEAYIPTTDTFIEKDSAINEEIDKLRHSATRSLLTRRDVLIVASVSCIYGLGSPEAYNGMLIELAVGLEVERNALLRRLVEIQYQRNDVDFHRGTFRVRGDVVEIFPAYEETRALRVTFFGDEIEEIAEIDPLRGKIIDKLPRVYVFPASHYVATQPTLERAIKEIQEDLRLRLTELRAAGKLVEAQRLEQRTLFDIEMMEEMGYCQGIENYSRYLENRPPGSAPATLLDYFPDDGLLFIDESHVTVSQVGGMYRGDRSRKQTLVDYGFRLPAALDNRPLTFEEFEARQFQTVYVSATPGNYELQKAQGVVVEQIVRPTGLVDPPIEVRPARHQVDDLIHEIRATIAQGYRVLVTTLTKRMAEDLTGYLEELGIRVRYLHSDIDTVQRMEIIRDLRQGVFDVLVGINLLREGLDIPEVALVAILDADKEGFLRSERSLIQTCGRAARNVDGRVIMYADRITRSMQACIDETGRRREAQLVYNAEHGITPESVKKSMRSILEDIAERGDHVDLPLAAEEETEYRSPEQLRKEIARLKKDMLAAAAALDFERAAELRDRMLVLEKKELDLRG
- a CDS encoding CFI-box-CTERM domain-containing protein, which encodes MTVRIREADYVTSGGTTYPVRADLVRGHLMIIASGGTMELEPSFGDNPDPLDPAYSIVQYDPGPQDLTGNVGKVRQRLKAMVDEGDNNRIVGVDGQTIWADGTTVETTPAYALGDTLFYDTSNSNGAGRWIMGINGNQECTNPAVILFHELAHSFRNHGLGSVADEEREAIEDENWLREALGLVPRDPERLDGGVGCPGDGCCIVATVACGSPYAADVNRLRRLRDDVLRGSTLGARFFDALFREYYAFSVEIARTLVRDAAARGQVEQWLVRPLVGILEVMKNYRLAPGDRQGLGRDLLALLRESPAASPEQVREAGRLLELLAAGETAEEKGGLNEATWRIRALLAVWLPRSPHVRWGIIEPLRIHGAALTRFAGENDAETAGVWLSEQIDAWLRTLPLQALGELTPALIDEFAASVFEEENSRQKLSATWRARCNLSDAPLAPPQPGSLP
- a CDS encoding acyl-CoA mutase large subunit family protein; the protein is VAIDSLADMEILFDQIPLDKVSTSMTINATASVLLAMYIAVAEKQGVSSEQVMGTIQNDILKEYMARGTYIYPPRESMRIITDIFAYCKDHVPQWNTISISGYHIREAGSSAVQEVAFTLADGIAYVEAAVKAGLDVDDFAPRLAFFFNAHNNLLEEVAKFRAARRLWAKIMKERFGAKNPRSQMLRFHTQTAGCTLTAQQPDNNIMRVTIQALAAVLGGTQSLHTNSRDEALALPTEESVRIALRTQQVIAYESGAADSIDPLAGSYLVESLTDQIEAQAADYIRRIDDLGGAAEAISRGFQQKEIQDSAYAYQKSVEGNDQIIVGVNRFTVKEAPPKDLLKVKPEVEIAQKQALAALKARRDQNAVAQKLAALKSAAQGDANLMPFILDAVKVYATLGEISNTLREVFGEHQETVVL